A single region of the Borrelia hermsii DAH genome encodes:
- a CDS encoding pseudouridine synthase, whose amino-acid sequence MNSRGLRAHVFLAEKGMGSRRFCEELIRKNLVKINGTLAKLGDKVFLGDRVEYRRQVFVLRDLKIESKIYIALHKPKNYLCSNFDPEGRKLAISLVQPLFKERLFSIGRLDFKSSGLLLFTNDGQFANSIVHPRSEVEKEYIVESKKDVNEDLLINFKHGIKIEREIFKLKSYEMLGNNSVKLVLTEGKNREIRKVFLSKNIFLKKVHRIRIGNIKLDNLKEGQIKVLSLAKINRFKTQLLGGILNDNSN is encoded by the coding sequence ATAAACAGCAGAGGGCTTAGAGCCCATGTTTTTTTGGCAGAGAAAGGTATGGGATCTAGGAGATTTTGTGAAGAGCTTATAAGAAAAAATCTTGTCAAAATAAATGGTACTCTTGCAAAGCTTGGAGATAAAGTGTTCTTAGGTGATAGAGTGGAGTATAGAAGACAAGTATTTGTCTTGAGAGACTTGAAAATTGAAAGTAAGATTTATATAGCCCTTCATAAACCTAAAAATTATTTATGTTCCAATTTTGACCCAGAGGGGAGAAAATTGGCAATATCTTTAGTTCAGCCTTTGTTTAAAGAACGTTTGTTCTCAATTGGTAGACTTGATTTTAAAAGTTCTGGACTTTTGCTTTTTACTAATGATGGTCAGTTTGCAAATAGTATTGTTCATCCAAGGAGTGAGGTTGAAAAGGAGTATATTGTTGAGTCAAAAAAGGATGTTAATGAGGATTTGCTTATTAATTTTAAACATGGAATAAAGATTGAAAGAGAAATATTTAAGTTAAAATCTTATGAAATGCTTGGCAATAATTCTGTTAAGTTGGTTTTAACGGAAGGTAAAAATAGGGAGATTCGAAAAGTCTTTTTAAGTAAGAATATCTTTTTAAAGAAAGTTCACAGAATTAGAATAGGTAATATTAAGTTGGATAATTTAAAAGAAGGACAAATTAAAGTTTTGTCTTTAGCTAAGATTAATAGATTCAAGACACAGCTTTTGGGGGGAATATTAAATGATAATAGCAATTGA
- the recA gene encoding recombinase RecA — protein sequence MSKLKDNPDNSLNDRLNREKAIELARVQIEKDFGKGSLIKMGESPVGKGIESISSGSILLDEAIGVGGYPRGRIIEIFGPESSGKTTLTLQAIAEVQKNGGIAAFIDAEHALDPAYAKALGVNIDELWISQPDTGEQALEIAEYLIRSGGVDLIVVDSVAALTPQAEIDGEMGDSQIGLQARLMSKALRKITGILSKSNTCIMFINQLRMKIGVMFGNPETTTGGNALKFYSSLRLEVRKIDQVTGSSADDIVGNKIRIKVVKNKVAPPFRKVELVIYFGKGISREASILDASVKYNLIQKTGSWYSMGDDKLGQGREHAVSYLVKEKEVTDELESKLRKIIFEDPNQDFLEVGTT from the coding sequence ATGTCAAAATTAAAAGATAACCCAGATAATTCTTTAAATGACAGATTAAATAGAGAAAAGGCCATTGAGCTTGCTAGAGTTCAAATAGAGAAAGATTTTGGTAAAGGCAGTCTTATTAAGATGGGAGAGTCTCCTGTTGGTAAAGGCATAGAGAGCATATCTAGTGGTTCTATTTTGCTTGATGAGGCAATTGGTGTTGGGGGATATCCAAGGGGAAGAATAATAGAAATTTTTGGTCCTGAATCTTCCGGTAAGACTACTTTGACTCTTCAAGCAATTGCTGAGGTTCAAAAAAATGGTGGAATAGCAGCTTTTATTGATGCTGAACATGCTCTTGATCCTGCTTATGCAAAAGCTTTGGGTGTTAATATTGATGAACTTTGGATTAGTCAGCCTGACACAGGAGAACAAGCTCTTGAGATTGCTGAATATTTAATTAGAAGTGGTGGAGTTGATTTAATTGTTGTTGATTCTGTTGCAGCTTTGACACCACAGGCAGAGATTGATGGAGAGATGGGCGATTCTCAGATTGGGCTTCAAGCAAGATTAATGAGTAAGGCTTTAAGAAAGATTACAGGCATACTCTCAAAATCTAATACTTGTATTATGTTTATTAATCAACTAAGAATGAAAATCGGTGTAATGTTTGGCAATCCAGAGACTACTACTGGAGGAAATGCTTTAAAATTTTATTCTTCTCTTCGTCTTGAAGTTAGGAAGATTGATCAGGTAACGGGGAGTTCTGCGGATGATATTGTTGGTAATAAAATAAGAATTAAGGTTGTAAAAAATAAAGTAGCACCTCCTTTTCGTAAAGTAGAACTTGTGATTTATTTTGGAAAAGGCATTTCGCGTGAAGCTAGTATACTAGATGCTTCAGTTAAGTATAATTTGATACAAAAAACAGGTTCTTGGTATTCTATGGGAGACGATAAGTTAGGACAAGGCAGAGAGCATGCTGTTAGTTATTTAGTTAAAGAAAAAGAGGTGACTGATGAACTTGAGAGTAAGCTTAGAAAAATAATTTTTGAGGATCCCAATCAAGATTTTCTTGAAGTTGGTACCACCTGA
- the greA gene encoding transcription elongation factor GreA, translating to MSNITIERLDNILQEDKWTRIVVNNYSLAKIKELDELIDSIISENLTEEALDICGKHLKDVKKSIAGLYISGMLIYSRRPLNDMSLLTVVDLFSQNLKWSLVEHICNKMLLTSENKHALYTLAKIYAQNNENDKLPDIWMRIVESDVDDTVFVRQLATHYENIDLQKSIYFFRKAIYRFIDKKQMSGIREIWSKLIKYVSDDFDSFLLILQKVEKELGFKKVVVLYEDLYGHYSVSGNIDETIEILKGILKLDNKNQKARENLVIFLREKYKDIKNIEEYLEKSDIENLDKNFVDVYSDFEKYLFFAKGNFVYHQTWFVGIVKDVNEQGIVVDFVSKRGHFISFDMAISALSPLEKEDIRVLKAIKPKEELVENLKRDIEWALRIIIKSYKSIDLKGIKRELVPSLMTQSAWNAWSVKAKQILKDNPHFVMASGKADCYIYNERASNFNEKVYDKFKIEKDFYKRYEIFMHYCGTSGGVVKDLHVEEEMLNYFLIYVNNFTKVDHYVISSYVILKSLKNSESGVAFKINIEKDINLEVLLREYSKNIVDLFDSILNAEIKKELVSLIKEELVDWVAYYKQLFPYYVNKKLIDSLYKEDIKETSQLFNYVIKNYKVYKDAYIWILKHYVSYSLNLDYSDSELLVNLIKILTDSVVKINNKNNSVANKRIYKMVINLLIKDKYLSIVLNKVMDEELAKRIYMTCFYIRDFPPKDLLHIKTAIRTVFSAIEFEDEKLQFSGDKVEIGFLTILSSLSKKQKELQYLKDVEIPENSKEIGKARELGDLKENAEYHSAKERQQFLTKRLNSLMLEIDVAKVVDTKELQSSVVGFGTKVTMINKDTGREEFYLIFGPWESNPDEGIISYKSPFGENLLDAKEGDNLDFVINDTRFQYYVKKIEPARIN from the coding sequence ATGTCTAATATTACTATAGAAAGATTAGATAATATCTTGCAAGAGGATAAATGGACAAGGATAGTTGTTAATAATTATTCTCTTGCCAAGATAAAGGAATTGGATGAGTTAATAGATAGTATAATTTCTGAAAATTTAACAGAAGAAGCTTTAGATATTTGTGGTAAGCATTTAAAGGACGTCAAGAAGAGTATTGCTGGTCTTTATATTTCAGGCATGCTTATATATAGTAGAAGGCCGCTTAATGATATGAGCTTGCTTACAGTTGTAGACTTATTTTCCCAAAATTTGAAGTGGTCTCTTGTTGAACATATATGCAACAAGATGCTTTTAACCTCTGAAAATAAGCATGCGCTCTATACACTTGCAAAGATATATGCACAGAATAATGAGAATGATAAATTACCAGATATTTGGATGCGCATTGTTGAATCTGATGTTGATGATACTGTATTTGTAAGACAGCTTGCTACTCATTATGAGAATATTGATTTGCAAAAATCAATATATTTTTTTAGAAAAGCCATTTACCGTTTTATCGATAAAAAACAAATGTCAGGCATTAGAGAAATATGGTCTAAGTTGATTAAGTATGTATCTGATGATTTTGATTCTTTTCTTCTTATACTTCAAAAAGTTGAGAAAGAACTTGGGTTTAAAAAAGTTGTGGTTCTTTATGAAGATCTATATGGGCATTATTCTGTAAGTGGAAATATTGATGAGACAATAGAAATTTTGAAGGGAATTTTAAAGCTTGACAATAAAAATCAGAAAGCAAGAGAGAATTTGGTTATCTTTTTAAGGGAAAAATATAAGGATATTAAAAATATTGAAGAATATCTTGAGAAGTCTGATATTGAAAACTTGGATAAAAATTTTGTTGATGTTTATTCTGATTTTGAAAAATATTTATTTTTTGCTAAGGGTAATTTTGTATATCATCAAACCTGGTTTGTAGGAATAGTTAAGGATGTAAATGAACAAGGCATTGTAGTTGATTTTGTCTCTAAACGAGGACATTTTATTAGTTTTGATATGGCTATATCTGCTCTATCTCCTCTTGAGAAAGAAGATATTCGAGTTTTGAAGGCAATTAAGCCAAAAGAGGAGCTTGTAGAGAATCTGAAGAGAGATATTGAATGGGCCTTGAGGATCATTATTAAAAGCTATAAGTCAATTGATCTTAAGGGGATAAAAAGGGAACTTGTTCCAAGTTTAATGACTCAGAGTGCGTGGAATGCGTGGAGTGTAAAAGCTAAGCAAATTCTAAAAGATAATCCCCATTTTGTTATGGCCTCTGGAAAAGCCGATTGTTATATATATAATGAGAGGGCTTCTAACTTTAATGAAAAAGTTTATGATAAATTTAAAATAGAAAAGGATTTTTATAAAAGATATGAAATTTTTATGCACTATTGTGGTACTTCTGGTGGCGTTGTAAAGGATTTACATGTTGAAGAGGAAATGCTTAATTATTTTTTGATTTATGTTAATAATTTTACAAAGGTTGATCATTATGTTATAAGTTCTTATGTAATACTTAAATCTTTAAAAAACTCTGAGAGTGGGGTTGCTTTTAAGATTAATATTGAAAAAGATATTAATTTAGAAGTTCTCTTGAGGGAATATTCCAAGAATATAGTTGATCTTTTTGATTCAATCTTGAATGCAGAGATTAAAAAGGAGTTGGTATCCTTAATCAAGGAAGAGTTAGTTGATTGGGTTGCTTATTATAAGCAGCTTTTTCCTTATTATGTTAATAAGAAATTGATAGATTCTCTTTATAAGGAAGATATAAAAGAAACATCACAGCTTTTTAATTATGTCATAAAGAATTATAAAGTTTATAAAGATGCTTATATTTGGATTTTAAAGCATTATGTTTCTTATTCGCTTAATTTGGATTATTCCGATTCAGAGTTATTGGTAAATTTGATCAAGATTTTAACAGACAGTGTTGTTAAGATTAATAATAAAAATAATTCTGTTGCTAACAAGAGAATTTATAAAATGGTAATTAATCTTTTAATTAAAGATAAATATCTAAGTATTGTTTTAAATAAGGTCATGGATGAGGAGCTTGCCAAAAGGATATATATGACTTGTTTTTATATAAGAGATTTTCCCCCAAAGGATCTCTTACATATTAAAACCGCAATAAGAACTGTATTTAGTGCTATTGAATTTGAAGATGAAAAACTGCAATTCTCAGGTGATAAGGTCGAAATAGGATTTTTAACTATTTTAAGTTCTCTTAGCAAGAAGCAGAAGGAATTACAGTACTTAAAAGATGTAGAGATACCGGAGAATTCTAAAGAAATTGGTAAGGCCCGTGAGCTTGGTGATTTAAAAGAAAATGCAGAATATCATTCTGCAAAGGAAAGGCAGCAGTTTTTAACAAAGAGATTAAATTCTCTTATGTTAGAAATAGATGTTGCAAAAGTTGTTGATACTAAAGAACTTCAAAGCTCTGTTGTTGGGTTTGGAACAAAAGTTACTATGATTAATAAAGATACAGGAAGGGAAGAGTTTTATTTGATATTTGGACCTTGGGAGTCAAATCCTGATGAAGGCATTATATCTTATAAATCTCCTTTTGGAGAAAATTTGTTAGATGCAAAAGAAGGCGACAATCTTGATTTTGTAATAAATGATACTCGTTTCCAATATTATGTTAAAAAGATAGAACCTGCCAGAATTAATTAA
- a CDS encoding tetratricopeptide repeat protein: MSSEKIAELIKDIYLSFRKGDFKTALMKSEEAHSLDFDNIEILTALKSSVYWNGQVESLDRIDKDYEKAEFLIREWNNFARRYLKKMNSDFIQGRNSIKYFIFQLCLDIYKNIYKLQPENLDLLIKIAKSYKGMGNYERAIAVFLQILGDAKDNADVVAELADSYALIDEIKEAKVLFREAFFINPQKIDIDALESEMILKLIEAIKSDRNISDTLIKEWIPVYGALNGVFNIKRELRPIELGHLKQSVYSLRNELKEKSYRSINESILLPRLINKYFWLIDHYVRIKEDRVRIDEILSYIKEIDIGIYQQYVN, translated from the coding sequence GTGTCATCAGAAAAAATCGCGGAATTAATCAAGGATATTTACTTAAGCTTCAGAAAAGGTGATTTTAAGACAGCTTTGATGAAATCAGAAGAAGCACATTCTCTTGATTTTGACAATATTGAGATTTTAACGGCTTTAAAAAGTTCTGTATATTGGAATGGTCAGGTCGAAAGTCTTGATCGGATAGATAAAGACTATGAGAAGGCTGAATTTTTAATAAGAGAATGGAATAATTTTGCTAGAAGATATTTAAAAAAGATGAATTCTGATTTTATTCAAGGTCGTAACTCAATTAAGTATTTTATATTTCAGTTATGCTTAGACATATATAAAAATATATATAAATTACAACCAGAAAATTTAGATCTTTTAATAAAGATTGCTAAGTCTTACAAGGGAATGGGTAATTATGAGAGAGCCATAGCTGTTTTTTTGCAGATATTAGGAGATGCGAAAGACAATGCAGATGTAGTTGCTGAACTTGCTGATTCTTATGCCCTTATTGATGAAATCAAGGAGGCTAAGGTATTATTTAGGGAGGCTTTCTTTATTAATCCCCAAAAGATAGATATAGATGCGCTTGAATCTGAGATGATACTTAAATTAATAGAAGCTATTAAGAGTGATAGGAATATTTCCGATACTCTTATTAAAGAATGGATACCTGTTTATGGGGCGCTAAACGGTGTTTTTAATATTAAAAGAGAATTAAGACCTATTGAGCTTGGTCATTTAAAGCAGTCTGTTTATAGTTTGCGTAATGAGCTTAAGGAAAAGTCTTATAGATCAATAAATGAAAGCATATTGCTTCCAAGGCTTATTAATAAATATTTTTGGCTTATTGATCATTATGTAAGGATAAAAGAAGATCGTGTGCGAATTGATGAAATTTTATCTTATATTAAAGAAATAGATATAGGAATATATCAGCAATATGTCAATTAG